The following are from one region of the Acidimicrobiia bacterium genome:
- a CDS encoding ABC transporter substrate-binding protein: MQLTNRKGMARWLAVLAIVAVIATACSSDDTDATTTTADDQMELTPVKLQMQWFTQAQFAGYYAALAEGYYEDAGLDVTILEGGVDIVPATVLDSGEADFALSWAIRALAPREEGADVTNISQVFERSATLQVSFADAGISTPSDLEGKNVGNWGFGNEAELFAGLRQAGLDPFADVNLVQQQFDMLALISGDIDAAQAMTYNEYAQVLETVNPDTGELYQPEDLSAIDWNEVGTAMLQDAIWADADRLANDPAYRETAVKFVEASLRGWVFCRDNFDACVQHVLDAGPTLGESHQRWMLNEINNLIWPSSHGIGTMDTALWDQTIKNAVDGEVLKGVPTEGAYVTDINDEALKNLRDAGVDVDGNGWTPKEIVLNEGGN; the protein is encoded by the coding sequence ATGCAATTGACCAACAGGAAAGGCATGGCTCGGTGGCTTGCAGTGCTGGCCATCGTCGCGGTCATCGCGACGGCATGTAGCAGTGACGACACCGATGCCACCACGACCACGGCAGACGACCAGATGGAGCTGACCCCGGTCAAGCTTCAGATGCAGTGGTTCACCCAGGCCCAGTTCGCTGGGTACTACGCGGCTCTCGCCGAAGGCTATTACGAGGATGCTGGCCTCGATGTCACCATCCTCGAGGGTGGTGTCGACATCGTCCCAGCGACGGTGCTCGATTCCGGTGAAGCCGACTTTGCACTGTCGTGGGCCATCCGTGCCCTCGCACCGCGTGAGGAAGGCGCCGATGTCACGAACATCTCCCAGGTGTTCGAGCGGTCCGCCACACTCCAGGTTTCGTTTGCCGACGCTGGCATTTCGACACCTTCGGACCTCGAGGGCAAGAATGTCGGGAACTGGGGTTTCGGGAACGAAGCTGAGCTGTTCGCGGGGCTCAGGCAGGCGGGTCTCGATCCGTTCGCCGATGTCAACCTTGTCCAGCAACAGTTCGACATGCTGGCGCTGATCTCGGGCGACATCGATGCTGCCCAGGCCATGACCTACAACGAGTACGCGCAGGTCCTCGAGACCGTGAACCCCGACACCGGGGAGCTCTACCAGCCGGAGGATCTCTCCGCGATCGACTGGAACGAGGTCGGCACTGCGATGCTCCAAGATGCCATATGGGCCGACGCGGACCGTCTCGCAAACGATCCCGCGTACCGCGAGACAGCGGTGAAGTTCGTCGAGGCATCGCTTCGGGGATGGGTGTTCTGTCGGGACAACTTCGATGCGTGCGTCCAACATGTGCTCGATGCCGGGCCGACGCTCGGTGAGTCCCACCAGCGCTGGATGCTCAATGAGATCAACAATCTCATCTGGCCGTCCTCGCACGGGATCGGGACGATGGATACGGCCCTATGGGATCAGACCATCAAGAACGCTGTCGACGGGGAGGTGCTCAAGGGAGTGCCGACCGAAGGGGCGTATGTCACCGACATCAATGACGAAGCACTCAAGAACCTCCGGGACGCCGGTGTCGATGTCGACGGCAACGGCTGGACGCCGAAGGAGATCGTGCTGAACGAGGGCGGCAACTAG
- a CDS encoding LemA family protein yields MWGILLGLGIVVLLVILVISIYNRLVGQRNRVDNAWGQIEVQLQRRYDLIPNLVETVKGYASHERETFERVTKARAAAAAAESPADQAQAENFLTSALRQLFAVAEDYPELRASENFASLQADLTDTENKIAVARQIYNDTVLMYNNTVQQVPSNIVASMTGFKTRELYDAPDAADTAPEVAF; encoded by the coding sequence ATGTGGGGAATCCTCCTCGGGCTCGGCATCGTTGTCCTGCTCGTCATCTTGGTTATCAGCATCTACAACCGTCTGGTTGGCCAACGCAACCGGGTCGACAACGCCTGGGGCCAGATCGAAGTACAGCTCCAGCGGCGATATGACCTGATTCCGAACTTGGTGGAAACGGTCAAGGGCTACGCATCCCACGAGCGTGAGACCTTCGAACGCGTGACCAAGGCAAGAGCTGCGGCAGCAGCGGCCGAAAGCCCCGCCGATCAGGCCCAAGCCGAGAACTTCCTGACATCGGCGTTGCGCCAGCTGTTCGCCGTGGCCGAGGACTATCCCGAGCTCAGAGCGTCGGAGAACTTTGCAAGTCTCCAAGCCGACCTGACGGACACCGAGAACAAGATCGCCGTCGCCCGGCAGATCTACAACGACACCGTGCTCATGTACAACAACACGGTTCAGCAAGTTCCATCCAACATCGTTGCCTCGATGACCGGCTTCAAGACCCGTGAGCTCTATGACGCGCCGGATGCCGCCGATACCGCTCCCGAAGTCGCCTTCTAG
- the preA gene encoding NAD-dependent dihydropyrimidine dehydrogenase subunit PreA, with protein MADLSVNICGIESPNPFWLASAPPTNTGDQVARAFDAGWGGAVWKTLGEPIENVYSRYSSVDINGSRMMGLNNIELITDRSLEVNLVEIAEVKRRYPDHVVIVSLMVESDPDAWDTIIKQVEQAGADGIELNFGCPHGMSERGMGSAVGQVPEYTCDITTWAKASATTPVFVKLTPNITDIRYAARAAKDGGADAVSLINTINSITGVDLDSLVPRPVVGDMSSHGGYCGPAVKPIALNMVAAIAADPETADLPISGIGGIQTWQDVAEYILLGATTIQVCTAVMHYGYRIVEGMHEGLSNYLDDKGLASVSDLRGRSVDRLTTWENLDINFVLKANIDHDKCIGCGLCYIACEDGAHQAIGSKPTEDGKTEVWIKYDDCVGCNLCSLVCPVKDCITMVPQDVGATSMTWVEYTSDAPPGDLYPRPKHGLTIGS; from the coding sequence ATGGCAGACCTGTCCGTGAACATCTGCGGCATCGAGTCACCGAATCCGTTCTGGCTCGCTTCGGCCCCACCGACGAACACCGGTGATCAGGTCGCCCGGGCGTTCGACGCTGGTTGGGGCGGTGCGGTGTGGAAGACCCTCGGTGAGCCGATCGAGAATGTCTACAGCCGCTACTCGTCGGTTGATATCAACGGTTCCCGCATGATGGGACTCAACAACATCGAGCTGATCACCGACAGGTCCCTTGAGGTCAATCTGGTAGAGATTGCCGAGGTCAAGCGTCGCTACCCGGACCATGTCGTGATCGTCAGCCTCATGGTCGAATCCGACCCGGACGCGTGGGACACGATCATCAAGCAGGTCGAACAGGCAGGGGCGGACGGTATCGAGCTCAACTTTGGATGCCCCCACGGGATGTCGGAGCGTGGCATGGGGTCTGCGGTCGGTCAGGTCCCCGAATACACCTGTGACATCACGACATGGGCGAAAGCCTCGGCGACCACACCGGTGTTCGTGAAGCTGACCCCCAACATCACCGACATCCGCTACGCGGCGAGGGCAGCCAAGGACGGGGGAGCGGATGCCGTGTCGCTGATCAACACGATCAACTCGATCACCGGCGTCGACCTCGACTCGTTGGTTCCCCGCCCCGTGGTTGGCGACATGTCGAGCCATGGCGGCTACTGCGGCCCCGCCGTGAAGCCGATCGCCCTCAACATGGTCGCGGCGATCGCCGCCGACCCCGAAACGGCGGATCTGCCGATCAGCGGGATCGGAGGTATCCAGACCTGGCAGGATGTCGCGGAGTACATCCTGCTCGGCGCGACGACCATCCAGGTGTGTACCGCCGTGATGCACTACGGCTATCGCATCGTTGAGGGGATGCATGAGGGGCTGTCGAACTACCTCGACGACAAGGGCCTTGCGAGCGTCAGCGACCTCCGCGGCAGGTCGGTGGATCGGCTCACGACCTGGGAGAACCTCGACATCAACTTCGTCCTCAAGGCAAACATCGACCATGACAAGTGCATCGGGTGTGGGCTCTGCTACATCGCATGCGAGGACGGTGCCCACCAAGCCATCGGTTCCAAGCCGACGGAGGACGGCAAGACCGAGGTGTGGATCAAGTACGACGATTGTGTCGGCTGCAATCTGTGCAGCCTTGTCTGCCCGGTCAAGGACTGCATCACCATGGTGCCGCAAGATGTCGGAGCGACCTCGATGACCTGGGTGGAGTACACGAGCGACGCTCCCCCCGGCGACCTCTACCCGAGGCCGAAGCACGGCCTCACCATCGGAAGCTGA
- a CDS encoding ATP-dependent 6-phosphofructokinase, whose protein sequence is MTQSIGILTAGGDSPGLNAAIRAIGKSAIHQYGWNVIGFRDGFRGLMQNRIVRLDKDTLSGILTSGGTILGCGRDKPHRMRVGDKVMDMTDAMLDSFNHHGLDALVCIGGGGTHKNALRLSEKGMPIVTLPKTIDNDLYGTDDSLGFDTALGIATEAVDRLHSTAHSHHRIIVVEIMGHNAGWLTLGAGLSGGADVIVIPEIPYSVDAIADAISMRRSAGSTFSVVAVAEGAISKRLTEMIAAVPESPARDEAVKQLLDERKTTVEIARELEDLTGLESRVTILGHVQRGGAPSPMDRVVATKLGVAATATIASGTTGVMVASRGEDVALVPLTEVAGKVHLVPQDHPWIRTARALGVCMGDSP, encoded by the coding sequence GTGACACAGAGCATCGGCATCTTGACTGCGGGCGGTGACTCCCCCGGGCTCAACGCTGCCATTCGCGCCATCGGCAAGTCGGCGATCCACCAGTACGGGTGGAATGTGATCGGCTTTCGCGACGGCTTCCGTGGGCTCATGCAAAACCGCATCGTTCGACTTGACAAGGACACCCTCTCCGGGATTCTCACCTCCGGGGGGACGATTCTCGGATGCGGACGCGACAAACCCCACCGAATGCGTGTCGGAGACAAGGTCATGGACATGACCGACGCGATGCTCGACTCGTTCAACCACCACGGTTTGGATGCGTTGGTGTGCATCGGAGGCGGCGGCACCCACAAGAACGCCCTTCGGCTCTCGGAGAAGGGCATGCCGATCGTGACGCTGCCAAAGACGATCGACAACGACCTGTATGGAACCGATGACAGCCTCGGATTCGACACCGCGCTCGGCATCGCTACCGAGGCCGTCGACCGCCTGCATTCAACGGCACACAGCCACCACCGAATCATCGTCGTCGAGATCATGGGCCACAACGCGGGTTGGCTCACCCTCGGCGCTGGACTGAGCGGAGGTGCCGATGTCATCGTGATTCCCGAGATTCCGTATTCGGTGGATGCGATCGCTGACGCCATCTCGATGCGCCGATCTGCCGGTTCCACCTTCTCGGTCGTCGCGGTAGCCGAGGGGGCCATCTCGAAACGGCTGACGGAGATGATCGCTGCGGTCCCCGAATCACCAGCGCGCGATGAGGCGGTCAAGCAGCTCCTCGATGAGCGCAAGACCACCGTCGAGATCGCACGAGAACTCGAGGATCTGACAGGCCTCGAGTCGCGTGTCACGATTCTTGGACATGTTCAGCGAGGGGGTGCTCCCTCACCGATGGACCGGGTTGTCGCCACCAAACTCGGCGTCGCTGCCACGGCAACCATCGCAAGCGGGACGACGGGGGTCATGGTCGCTTCGCGCGGCGAAGATGTCGCGCTCGTGCCGCTCACCGAGGTCGCTGGCAAGGTGCACCTCGTCCCGCAGGATCATCCGTGGATTCGCACGGCGCGGGCTCTTGGTGTGTGCATGGGGGACAGCCCGTGA
- a CDS encoding NAD(P)-dependent oxidoreductase: MNRIEPRPVVASALQPAPTMTWDEALVEAHRCLMCWDAPCTRACPTSIDVPQFIKRISTGDLTGSARTILSSNILGASCGRVCPVEMLCEGACVLNELHERPIQIGRLQAFGTEEVVFGGRHLFEIATPSGSSIGIIGAGPAGLSAGAELVKAGHSVVVYDANPDPGGLNTYGVANYKMDMATALAEVEFIRGLGVELRSGITVGAEVSFDELIGRHDALFVGVGLGGVPELGLPGEDLDGVADALDFIAEVRSGTANVQGERVAVIGGGNTAVDAATQAAMSGAARVHLVYRRGRAEMGGYPHDVDRALAQGVEFVHWSTPVRIEGSGSVEGLTCIRTEIAPDGSVATINGTEFSIPVDRVLRATGQAKRTAFLGGLPGVEIDERGRVIVDEHHRTGNTSVWAGGDCVNGGKEVVNAVEHGKVAARSIDATLRASSRV, from the coding sequence ATGAACCGGATCGAGCCACGACCCGTTGTGGCGTCTGCGCTCCAACCAGCGCCGACGATGACATGGGACGAGGCACTCGTCGAGGCGCATCGATGTCTGATGTGCTGGGACGCACCATGCACGCGGGCATGTCCCACAAGCATCGATGTTCCCCAGTTCATCAAGCGGATATCGACCGGCGACCTCACCGGTTCTGCCCGGACCATCCTGTCGTCGAACATCCTCGGCGCGTCGTGTGGGCGCGTGTGTCCGGTGGAGATGCTCTGCGAAGGAGCGTGTGTCCTCAACGAGCTCCACGAGCGACCGATCCAGATCGGACGCCTCCAAGCCTTCGGAACCGAAGAAGTCGTGTTCGGTGGCCGCCACCTGTTCGAGATCGCGACACCATCGGGGTCCTCGATCGGCATCATCGGAGCCGGGCCAGCTGGCCTTTCCGCGGGAGCCGAGCTCGTCAAGGCCGGACATTCGGTGGTCGTCTACGACGCCAATCCCGACCCGGGGGGTTTGAACACCTACGGCGTCGCGAACTACAAGATGGACATGGCGACCGCGCTGGCCGAGGTCGAGTTCATCCGGGGCCTCGGTGTCGAGCTCCGATCAGGGATCACGGTCGGAGCGGAGGTGTCGTTTGACGAACTGATCGGCCGTCACGACGCCCTCTTCGTGGGTGTGGGCCTCGGTGGTGTCCCCGAGCTCGGCCTTCCGGGGGAGGATCTCGATGGCGTCGCCGACGCTCTCGACTTCATCGCCGAAGTCAGGAGCGGAACGGCAAATGTGCAGGGTGAACGGGTCGCGGTGATCGGCGGGGGGAACACGGCCGTTGACGCCGCAACGCAGGCGGCGATGTCGGGAGCGGCCCGTGTCCACCTCGTCTACCGACGGGGCCGTGCCGAGATGGGCGGCTACCCCCATGATGTCGACCGCGCCCTCGCACAGGGTGTCGAGTTCGTGCACTGGAGCACACCGGTCCGGATCGAAGGATCCGGCTCGGTGGAGGGCCTCACCTGCATCCGCACTGAGATCGCCCCCGACGGTTCCGTCGCCACGATCAACGGCACAGAGTTCTCGATCCCCGTCGACCGTGTGCTTCGGGCAACCGGACAGGCCAAACGAACTGCCTTCCTTGGTGGTCTTCCCGGCGTTGAGATCGACGAACGCGGGAGGGTCATTGTCGACGAGCATCACCGGACCGGCAACACCAGCGTGTGGGCAGGCGGCGATTGTGTCAACGGCGGGAAGGAAGTCGTGAACGCGGTCGAGCACGGCAAGGTTGCCGCACGCAGCATCGACGCCACGCTCCGCGCAAGCTCGCGAGTCTGA
- a CDS encoding YbaK/EbsC family protein, with the protein MTESLRRRVIDALVDLKANFDIMECDPDLADTAAFCEAYDIAPDHSANAIVLASKRPPDVYAACLVLATDRLDVNGVARREMGVKKVSFAAPEVSAEVTSMVMGGVTPFGLPTDLPVLVDAAVLDPTWVVVGGGTRDMKVKVDPEVFARMPSVRVVEGLARPITP; encoded by the coding sequence GTGACGGAATCCCTCCGGCGACGAGTGATCGACGCCCTCGTGGACCTGAAGGCCAACTTCGACATCATGGAGTGCGACCCCGACCTTGCCGACACCGCGGCATTCTGCGAGGCGTACGACATCGCGCCCGATCACTCGGCGAACGCGATCGTGCTTGCGTCCAAACGCCCCCCAGATGTCTACGCAGCGTGTCTGGTGCTCGCGACGGACCGGCTCGATGTCAACGGCGTGGCACGACGCGAAATGGGCGTCAAGAAGGTGTCGTTCGCTGCCCCCGAGGTGTCAGCTGAGGTCACCAGCATGGTGATGGGCGGCGTCACTCCGTTCGGCCTCCCCACCGATCTTCCGGTGCTGGTCGATGCTGCCGTGCTCGACCCCACTTGGGTCGTTGTCGGTGGGGGGACGCGCGACATGAAGGTGAAGGTCGATCCCGAGGTGTTCGCCCGGATGCCGTCGGTCCGGGTCGTCGAAGGCCTCGCACGCCCGATCACCCCATGA